The Bernardetia litoralis DSM 6794 genome includes a window with the following:
- a CDS encoding OmpA family protein: protein MNILLADFFSYTKNVSFSSFFKFFKIIGVFGFWTFYFLPSLSNAQNNITNTDVLWASKVIDFSSEYFDENNPTQHTAKQVLGKPNVLPAIWHSPCAWSPYRPEARQDEWIKVGFEKAVSVRQIAIAESFGAGAVSAIILYDLEDKGHLVYKNQLTQPASTQGRMLNVFLKRKTTYKVKAVKIKLNTIDVGGWNNIDAIGVSESNIPIQAEINITKDIPFNETQRLPQTVNSSYSEILPIISPDGKMLFFDRKDHPKNTPSISAGKENDDVWFSRHISDTIWSEAQRLNEPVNNNQHNYVCSVTPDGNVILLANAYLSSGKMAQGASISYKTIDGSWSYPEPLKIKDFYNTDKYAEICLSPNRKVLIMAIRREDTFGSRDLYVSFLQNDNSWSVPKNMGAMLNSAASEITPTLSSDNKTLYFASDGRSGYGSFDMYVSRRLDDTWTNWSEPMNLGNILNSAGWDAGYSIDASGEYAYFASSKHSNKTTASELDIYRAKLHVEVRPDPILLISGTVYNSKTKEPIGAEIFYETLPSGENAGTAQADPQTGDYKIALPPNSNYGFLAKSRGFVSVSQNIDATGNETYREIKQDLYLTPIEVGQKIRLNNVFFKRGTNELLKESYPELDRLVIFMLENPTIKIEVEGHTDLEGIPTMNMKLSALRVKAIQDYLIKKKIDKNRVETRPFGSTNPITRKRDEESKKLNRRVEFRILSY from the coding sequence TTGAATATTCTATTAGCTGACTTTTTTTCTTATACAAAGAATGTCAGCTTTTCTTCATTTTTCAAATTTTTCAAGATAATTGGAGTTTTTGGGTTTTGGACTTTCTACTTTTTACCTTCGCTTTCAAATGCACAAAATAATATAACAAATACAGATGTTCTGTGGGCAAGCAAAGTAATTGATTTTTCTTCTGAATATTTTGATGAGAATAATCCTACACAGCACACAGCCAAACAAGTTTTGGGTAAACCGAATGTTTTGCCTGCCATTTGGCACAGTCCGTGTGCTTGGTCACCATATCGTCCAGAAGCTCGTCAGGATGAATGGATAAAAGTAGGTTTTGAAAAGGCTGTTTCTGTTAGGCAAATTGCCATTGCAGAGAGTTTTGGTGCAGGTGCAGTTTCGGCTATTATTCTCTATGACTTAGAAGATAAAGGGCATTTAGTTTATAAAAACCAACTAACTCAACCAGCTTCTACACAAGGAAGAATGTTGAATGTCTTTCTAAAACGAAAAACAACTTACAAAGTAAAGGCTGTAAAAATAAAACTCAATACGATTGATGTTGGAGGTTGGAATAATATCGATGCCATCGGAGTTTCTGAAAGTAATATTCCTATACAAGCAGAAATAAATATTACAAAAGATATTCCTTTCAATGAAACACAACGTCTTCCTCAAACTGTAAACTCTTCATACAGTGAGATTTTGCCTATCATTTCTCCTGATGGAAAAATGCTTTTTTTTGATAGAAAAGACCACCCCAAAAATACACCTTCTATTTCAGCAGGAAAAGAAAATGATGATGTTTGGTTTTCTCGTCATATTTCAGATACTATTTGGAGTGAAGCACAGCGATTAAATGAGCCTGTAAATAACAACCAGCATAATTATGTATGTTCAGTTACACCTGATGGAAATGTTATTTTGCTTGCCAATGCTTATTTATCTTCTGGAAAAATGGCTCAAGGCGCATCTATTTCTTATAAAACTATTGATGGTTCGTGGTCATATCCTGAACCTTTGAAAATAAAAGATTTTTATAATACTGATAAATATGCAGAAATTTGTCTTTCCCCAAATCGAAAAGTTTTGATTATGGCAATTCGTAGAGAAGATACTTTTGGCTCAAGAGATTTGTATGTTAGTTTTCTACAAAATGATAATTCATGGTCTGTTCCAAAAAATATGGGTGCTATGCTCAACTCAGCAGCTTCTGAAATTACGCCTACACTTTCATCAGATAACAAAACACTTTATTTTGCTTCGGATGGAAGAAGTGGTTATGGAAGTTTCGATATGTATGTTAGTAGAAGATTAGATGACACATGGACAAATTGGAGTGAGCCAATGAACTTAGGAAATATCCTCAATTCAGCAGGTTGGGATGCTGGTTATTCCATTGATGCAAGTGGCGAATATGCTTATTTTGCTTCTTCCAAACATTCAAACAAAACAACAGCTTCAGAATTGGATATTTATCGTGCAAAACTTCATGTAGAAGTTCGTCCAGACCCAATTTTACTTATTTCGGGAACAGTTTATAATTCCAAGACAAAAGAACCCATTGGAGCAGAAATTTTTTATGAAACTCTACCTTCAGGAGAAAATGCAGGAACAGCACAAGCCGACCCACAAACAGGAGATTATAAAATTGCCTTACCTCCAAATTCAAATTATGGATTTTTGGCTAAATCAAGAGGTTTTGTTTCAGTTAGTCAAAATATTGATGCCACAGGAAACGAAACTTATAGGGAAATAAAACAAGATTTATATCTTACTCCAATTGAAGTAGGGCAGAAAATAAGATTAAATAATGTGTTTTTCAAACGAGGAACAAATGAATTATTAAAAGAATCTTATCCAGAACTTGACCGTTTAGTTATCTTTATGTTAGAAAATCCGACCATAAAAATTGAAGTGGAAGGACACACCGACCTTGAAGGAATTCCGACAATGAATATGAAACTTTCTGCTTTGCGTGTAAAAGCAATTCAAGATTATTTAATAAAGAAAAAAATTGATAAAAATCGTGTCGAAACTCGTCCGTTTGGTAGCACAAATCCTATCACAAGAAAACGAGATGAAGAAAGTAAAAAGCTAAATCGTAGAGTGGAATTTAGAATTTTGAGTTATTGA
- a CDS encoding MAE_28990/MAE_18760 family HEPN-like nuclease — translation MTDRKIEEVQKQLDEESTWRKKEITYLFNEANTKYKRNNKRNKEDTSSFFIRTSIVSICGHWEGFVKKSALLYLKAVASEELSYKELALSFSGAFLKINQLGNKRNKKTKFYADLVYKLENETFNISITNSDFIIDTESNLKYIILEDILFIINIPTIEYETKRTMIDDKLLKYRNKIAHGERDSVSFEEYKELKNGILELIEILKTDILNNLILKKYLR, via the coding sequence ATGACTGACAGAAAAATTGAAGAGGTACAAAAACAATTAGATGAAGAAAGCACATGGAGGAAGAAGGAAATTACCTATTTATTTAATGAGGCAAATACTAAATATAAGCGTAATAATAAACGAAACAAAGAAGACACATCTAGTTTTTTTATCCGTACTTCTATTGTTTCTATATGTGGGCATTGGGAAGGTTTTGTTAAAAAATCTGCTTTATTATATCTAAAAGCTGTAGCAAGTGAAGAATTATCTTATAAAGAACTTGCTTTGAGTTTTAGTGGTGCTTTTCTGAAAATAAATCAATTAGGAAATAAGAGAAATAAAAAAACGAAGTTTTATGCCGATTTAGTTTATAAATTGGAAAACGAAACATTCAATATTTCTATTACAAACTCTGATTTTATAATCGATACAGAAAGTAATTTGAAATATATTATTTTAGAAGATATTTTATTTATAATAAATATTCCGACAATAGAATATGAAACAAAAAGAACGATGATTGATGATAAATTATTAAAATATAGAAATAAAATTGCCCACGGAGAAAGAGATAGTGTTAGTTTTGAAGAATACAAAGAGTTAAAAAATGGTATCTTGGAACTTATAGAAATACTAAAAACAGATATTTTAAATAATTTAATTTTAAAAAAATATTTGAGATAA
- a CDS encoding DUF262 domain-containing protein, whose amino-acid sequence MGIEIKTDKLQEEIDKNSLDIRSDSITMSIGELASMYADNDLILAIDFNRFDRWDINQKSRFIESILLGLPLPTIFVFQDKNGTWTIIDGLQRLSTIFEFMGILENKPPLKLVATKYLESLQDKVWQNEDEKTNSLTAQQRIFIKRARMDIQIILREDNISAQYEIFTRINTGGISLTKQEVRNAMLLQTNPTLYKWLETLEVYEAFQNTVSNTIYENSKELQYQKELLLKFLIFKNIEAKELKKIRQFSDFINEESIKLAQDKEFDYEKERKEFEFLFKKLDNALGENVFRRYNKEKEKFEGAFTVYMYEILALGLAPYLEKLEKISDEELAIIIIDMWKAKEKNIYELRAGKNLNLRIYNTIDFGRGYFAAILK is encoded by the coding sequence ATGGGGATAGAAATAAAAACAGATAAACTACAAGAAGAGATTGATAAAAATAGTTTAGATATTAGGTCAGATTCTATAACTATGTCAATAGGAGAATTAGCTAGTATGTACGCTGATAATGATTTAATACTTGCTATCGATTTTAATCGATTTGATAGATGGGATATTAATCAAAAGTCTAGATTTATTGAAAGTATTTTATTAGGACTTCCTTTACCTACAATCTTCGTATTTCAAGATAAAAATGGAACTTGGACTATTATTGATGGCTTACAAAGGCTCTCTACTATATTTGAGTTTATGGGGATTCTAGAAAACAAGCCTCCTCTAAAACTTGTAGCCACTAAATACTTAGAATCATTACAAGATAAAGTCTGGCAAAACGAAGATGAGAAAACAAATTCTTTAACGGCACAACAAAGGATTTTTATTAAAAGAGCTAGAATGGATATTCAGATTATATTAAGAGAAGATAATATTTCTGCTCAATATGAAATATTTACAAGAATAAATACTGGAGGAATCAGTCTAACAAAACAAGAAGTTAGAAATGCAATGTTACTACAAACAAATCCTACTTTATATAAGTGGTTAGAAACACTTGAAGTATATGAAGCTTTTCAAAATACAGTAAGTAATACAATATATGAAAACTCAAAAGAATTACAATATCAAAAAGAACTACTCCTAAAATTTCTTATATTCAAAAATATAGAAGCCAAAGAATTGAAAAAAATAAGGCAGTTTAGTGATTTTATAAATGAAGAGTCTATAAAACTAGCTCAAGATAAAGAATTTGATTATGAAAAAGAACGAAAAGAGTTTGAATTTTTATTTAAAAAACTTGATAATGCCTTAGGTGAAAATGTGTTTAGAAGATATAATAAAGAAAAAGAAAAATTTGAAGGTGCTTTTACTGTTTATATGTATGAAATACTCGCTTTAGGTCTTGCTCCTTATTTGGAAAAATTAGAAAAAATTAGTGATGAAGAATTAGCTATCATAATCATAGATATGTGGAAAGCCAAAGAAAAGAATATATATGAACTTAGAGCAGGAAAAAATTTGAATTTAAGAATATACAATACTATTGATTTTGGTCGTGGTTATTTTGCAGCGATTTTAAAGTAA
- a CDS encoding ATP-binding protein, with the protein MLFSDILGLDELKKTLTSAVHNNHVAHAQLFLGYEGSAGLSLAWAYATFLNCENKQENDACGKCSSCIRYKKLIHPDLHFVFPTAKAKGCKEREEFMKGWREFLPKHTYPVLQDWSDFLDTEGKQFSISVAESRYISKILSLKAYEGGYKIMILWLPEYMNASAANALLKGLEEPPNKTIFLLVTEKTDRMLATILSRCQLIQVPRYSDKEVKEYLISQNIKEDDATQIAPLVDGNLNEAMKLSEHTQNKNQELFRDWMRLCFKHDYAGFVNEADVFHSLGKEGQKTLLQYALTILRESLISNFGTEQLIRSESETLKFVQNFAKVIDERNIFSLVEKIDEAYFHLERNANSKIIFMDLSVQIARLLR; encoded by the coding sequence ATGCTTTTCTCTGATATTTTAGGCTTAGACGAACTCAAAAAAACGCTTACTTCTGCCGTTCACAACAACCATGTTGCTCATGCACAACTTTTTTTGGGTTATGAAGGAAGTGCAGGACTTTCTTTGGCTTGGGCGTATGCAACTTTTTTGAACTGTGAAAATAAACAAGAAAATGATGCCTGTGGAAAGTGTAGCTCGTGTATTCGTTACAAAAAACTAATTCATCCAGATTTACATTTTGTTTTTCCGACAGCCAAAGCGAAAGGCTGTAAAGAAAGAGAGGAATTTATGAAAGGCTGGAGAGAATTTTTACCAAAACATACCTATCCTGTTTTGCAAGATTGGTCAGATTTTTTGGATACTGAAGGCAAACAGTTTAGTATTTCGGTGGCTGAAAGTCGTTATATTTCAAAAATTTTATCTTTGAAAGCATACGAAGGTGGTTACAAAATTATGATTTTATGGCTGCCCGAATATATGAATGCAAGTGCTGCAAATGCACTCTTGAAAGGATTAGAAGAGCCTCCAAATAAAACAATTTTTCTTTTGGTAACCGAAAAAACAGATAGAATGTTGGCTACTATTCTTTCTCGTTGTCAGCTTATTCAAGTTCCTCGTTATTCGGATAAAGAAGTTAAAGAGTATTTGATAAGTCAGAATATAAAAGAAGATGATGCTACTCAAATTGCACCTTTAGTAGATGGAAATTTGAATGAAGCAATGAAACTCAGTGAACATACACAAAACAAAAATCAAGAATTATTTAGAGATTGGATGCGCCTTTGTTTTAAGCATGATTATGCAGGTTTTGTAAATGAAGCTGATGTATTTCATAGTTTAGGAAAAGAAGGACAAAAAACGCTTTTGCAATATGCCCTTACTATTTTGAGAGAATCTTTAATTTCTAATTTTGGAACAGAACAGCTTATTCGCAGCGAATCCGAAACACTAAAATTTGTGCAAAATTTTGCTAAAGTAATAGACGAAAGAAATATTTTTTCGTTGGTAGAAAAGATAGATGAAGCCTATTTTCACTTAGAAAGAAATGCAAATTCTAAAATTATTTTTATGGATTTGTCAGTGCAGATTGCTCGGCTTTTGAGGTAA
- a CDS encoding META domain-containing protein produces MRTNSFFLSLLLIFSITILFSSCKSSKKTTTMTTNEKLARVWMLTEMDVKKEDSFSKEDFIKAKAELNLTKLSEITTDLEGKRLAQGSAFMGCNNIFFTISTNEKVNLSKNINFSQVGMTRKACQENMELEASFGKNLPNMITYELEGHFLTLSSEDGKRMKFVAQDWD; encoded by the coding sequence ATGCGTACCAATTCATTTTTTTTATCTCTACTTTTAATTTTTTCAATTACAATTTTATTTTCTAGTTGTAAAAGCTCCAAAAAAACAACTACCATGACAACAAATGAAAAGTTAGCTAGAGTATGGATGCTTACAGAAATGGATGTAAAAAAAGAAGATTCTTTCTCAAAAGAAGATTTTATTAAAGCAAAAGCAGAACTAAATTTGACAAAGTTAAGTGAAATCACAACCGATTTAGAAGGCAAAAGACTTGCACAAGGAAGCGCATTTATGGGTTGTAACAATATCTTTTTTACTATTTCTACCAACGAGAAAGTAAATTTGAGTAAAAATATAAACTTTTCACAAGTGGGAATGACCAGAAAAGCCTGTCAAGAAAATATGGAATTAGAGGCTAGTTTTGGAAAAAATTTACCCAATATGATAACTTATGAATTAGAAGGACATTTTCTGACACTTTCTTCAGAAGATGGAAAAAGAATGAAATTTGTGGCTCAAGATTGGGATTAA
- a CDS encoding SRPBCC family protein: MKLIVETPINRSAEEVWNGFTEKLFLKLSPPFPKLKLNRFDGCKAGDEVHLELDFGIYSSKWISYIIEQKNTESEIYFIDTSQDLPFPLKTWKHHHRIKKIDENNCIIIDDIDYYTSSKVLDTIIYPAMWAQFAYRSPVYKKFFEGKNT, translated from the coding sequence ATGAAATTAATTGTCGAAACTCCCATCAACCGTTCTGCTGAAGAAGTATGGAATGGCTTTACAGAAAAATTATTTTTAAAATTGAGTCCTCCATTTCCAAAATTAAAACTTAATCGTTTTGATGGCTGCAAAGCAGGAGATGAGGTTCATTTAGAATTAGATTTTGGAATTTATAGCTCAAAATGGATTTCTTATATTATAGAACAAAAAAATACAGAAAGTGAAATTTATTTTATAGATACATCCCAAGATTTGCCTTTTCCTCTCAAAACATGGAAACATCATCACAGAATAAAAAAAATTGATGAGAATAATTGTATCATTATCGATGATATTGACTATTATACTTCCTCAAAAGTTTTAGATACAATTATTTATCCTGCTATGTGGGCGCAATTTGCATACAGAAGTCCTGTGTACAAAAAGTTTTTTGAAGGAAAAAATACGTAG
- a CDS encoding chloride channel protein, with protein MPTFFGTYSDKLHTSFTHYSKKLNGNIIRFLIWKSKYLSDKNFLLLVSIFIGILAGMAAMFLRTTVLWVEGSLASSSQFSENYNYGLLFYPTIGLLITAFLSNVIFKTDFGHGFTDILYSISKKDGKIDFSDIYSRMLGAIFTVGFGGSAGLEAPIVMSGAAIGSNTSSAMLFAKKKRILLIACGVAGTIAAIFDAPIGGVIFAAEVILFDVSIANIVPILLASVAAKLTALVLGGDDAIFTFRLKDAFQTMDVPYCIVLGILCGFFSLYFMIVVKKTNKLANKIPNPYIKALIGGLFLSALIVVFPPVYGEGTMLLKSLLSGSEIVIFANSIIFKELPPEYLFLGYVLVMLLFKCIASAITIAAGGSGGTFAPSLFLGGVLGFTFARIINILGWENLSESNFILFGMCAAICGVQYAPLAAIFLIAELTGGYELFVPLMLTSAVTYITVTYFEPHSPYTRELIEKGDIIKGDQDKKVLSNMKINKLIEKDFKPVLEKGTLKDLVGTIKLSHRNLFPVLNEEKEFVGMIQLNDVRKLMFETEKYETIALRDLMQRPSEIVEYGEMMDTVMKKFETSGAWNLPVIKNGKYLGFVSKSTIFNKYREGMQEENEEVW; from the coding sequence TTGCCTACCTTTTTTGGAACTTATTCTGACAAACTACATACATCATTTACTCATTATTCGAAAAAATTAAATGGAAATATTATTCGTTTTTTGATTTGGAAAAGTAAGTATTTATCGGATAAAAATTTTTTATTACTTGTCAGTATTTTTATAGGAATTTTGGCTGGTATGGCTGCTATGTTTTTACGTACAACTGTACTTTGGGTAGAAGGTAGTTTAGCTTCTTCCAGTCAATTTTCAGAAAATTATAACTATGGTTTACTTTTTTATCCGACCATTGGGCTTCTCATCACAGCATTTTTATCGAATGTAATTTTCAAAACCGATTTTGGACATGGTTTTACAGATATTCTGTATTCAATTTCTAAAAAAGATGGAAAGATAGATTTTAGTGATATCTATTCTCGTATGTTGGGCGCAATTTTTACAGTTGGTTTTGGTGGTTCGGCTGGTTTGGAAGCTCCTATTGTGATGTCAGGTGCTGCTATTGGTTCGAATACAAGTAGTGCGATGCTTTTTGCTAAGAAAAAACGAATTTTATTGATTGCTTGTGGTGTTGCTGGTACGATTGCAGCTATTTTTGATGCGCCTATTGGAGGAGTTATTTTTGCTGCTGAAGTGATTTTATTTGATGTCAGTATTGCCAATATTGTCCCTATTTTATTGGCTTCTGTTGCTGCAAAACTTACAGCATTGGTTTTGGGTGGAGATGATGCCATTTTTACATTTCGTTTGAAAGATGCTTTTCAAACAATGGATGTTCCCTATTGTATTGTTTTGGGAATTTTATGTGGTTTTTTTTCGCTTTATTTTATGATTGTAGTCAAAAAAACAAATAAATTAGCTAACAAAATTCCAAATCCATATATAAAAGCACTCATTGGAGGATTATTTTTATCTGCCTTAATTGTCGTTTTTCCTCCTGTTTATGGTGAAGGAACGATGCTTTTGAAATCGCTTTTAAGTGGTAGTGAAATTGTAATTTTTGCAAATAGCATTATTTTTAAAGAATTGCCTCCTGAATATCTGTTTTTAGGTTATGTTTTGGTAATGCTTTTATTCAAATGTATTGCTTCTGCTATCACGATTGCAGCAGGTGGAAGTGGAGGTACATTTGCGCCTTCGTTATTTTTGGGAGGTGTTTTGGGTTTTACTTTTGCTAGAATAATCAATATTTTAGGTTGGGAAAATCTATCAGAAAGTAATTTTATCCTTTTTGGAATGTGTGCTGCTATTTGTGGCGTTCAATATGCACCTTTAGCAGCCATATTTTTGATTGCCGAACTAACTGGTGGTTACGAACTTTTTGTTCCTTTGATGCTTACTTCGGCAGTTACTTATATCACAGTTACTTATTTTGAGCCTCATTCTCCTTATACACGAGAGTTAATCGAAAAAGGAGATATTATAAAAGGCGACCAAGATAAAAAAGTACTTAGTAATATGAAAATCAATAAATTAATAGAAAAAGATTTTAAACCTGTACTAGAAAAAGGAACACTAAAAGACCTTGTTGGTACAATAAAACTGAGCCATCGCAATTTATTTCCTGTCTTGAATGAAGAAAAAGAATTTGTAGGAATGATTCAATTAAATGATGTTAGAAAACTCATGTTTGAAACTGAAAAATATGAAACGATTGCTTTACGTGATTTGATGCAACGCCCTTCTGAAATTGTAGAATATGGAGAAATGATGGATACAGTCATGAAAAAATTTGAAACAAGTGGAGCATGGAATTTGCCTGTTATCAAAAATGGAAAATATCTAGGTTTTGTTTCTAAATCAACTATTTTTAATAAATATAGAGAGGGAATGCAAGAAGAAAATGAAGAGGTTTGGTAA
- a CDS encoding RNA polymerase sigma factor, producing MFGFLRNKERSTQELSESELIEACKKGSSKAQKQLYEQHSSKMFGVALRYVGNHHEAEDVLVTAFMKVFEHLDSFKSEGSFEGWIRRIVSNEALGLIRKRKKVFMEEIENADYKGKNNPASTTLETNDLLALVKQLPDGYRTVFNMYAIEGFSHKEIAEKMGISENTSKSQLSRARALLKKWLTQIDDNANNTTQNNQSMQSFVL from the coding sequence ATGTTCGGATTTCTTCGCAATAAAGAACGCTCTACTCAAGAATTATCAGAAAGCGAACTGATAGAAGCCTGTAAAAAAGGCAGTAGTAAAGCACAAAAACAACTTTATGAACAGCATTCAAGCAAAATGTTTGGTGTCGCTTTGCGCTATGTCGGCAATCATCACGAAGCTGAAGATGTGTTAGTTACTGCTTTTATGAAAGTGTTTGAGCATTTGGATTCTTTCAAAAGCGAAGGAAGTTTTGAAGGTTGGATTAGAAGAATTGTGAGCAATGAAGCTCTAGGTCTTATCCGAAAACGCAAAAAAGTGTTTATGGAAGAAATAGAAAATGCAGATTATAAAGGAAAAAATAATCCTGCTTCGACAACTTTAGAAACAAACGATTTACTTGCTTTGGTCAAACAATTACCTGACGGTTATCGCACTGTTTTTAATATGTATGCCATTGAAGGATTTTCACATAAAGAAATTGCTGAAAAAATGGGAATTTCTGAAAATACCTCAAAATCTCAACTTAGTAGAGCAAGAGCATTATTAAAAAAATGGTTGACGCAAATAGATGATAATGCAAATAATACAACTCAAAACAATCAATCTATGCAAAGTTTTGTTCTCTAA
- a CDS encoding NRDE family protein yields the protein MCTLTFVPLENNNFILTSSRDEQKTRKNSDLPAFTEINKTKILRPVDGDAGGSWVGSTDKGRTLCLLNGAFQKHIRNTPYRKSRGIILMELLAAKSQKEIESYDFSKIESFTLIWIEKDKIKNTLLLTEYRWVEEENKLHTKSVDTNFAHIWSSTTLYTSEIAEKREEWFEEWTEFYFKKGQSIDAISQILWHFHVKGGEKQNAIPREQILMDDPHGGTVSLTQIISHFGSNSKKNKLTMKHYNLNTLKSSFDEILMK from the coding sequence ATGTGTACATTGACTTTTGTTCCTTTAGAAAACAATAATTTTATTCTGACTTCAAGCCGAGATGAACAAAAAACTCGCAAAAATTCTGATTTGCCTGCTTTTACAGAAATTAATAAAACAAAAATTTTACGTCCTGTTGATGGCGATGCTGGTGGTTCTTGGGTGGGAAGTACAGATAAAGGACGTACACTTTGCCTGTTGAATGGAGCTTTTCAAAAACATATCAGAAATACACCTTACAGAAAAAGTAGAGGAATTATTTTGATGGAACTTTTGGCTGCCAAATCTCAAAAAGAAATTGAAAGTTATGATTTTAGTAAAATCGAATCATTTACACTTATTTGGATAGAAAAAGATAAAATAAAAAATACTTTGTTACTTACTGAATATCGTTGGGTGGAAGAAGAAAATAAATTACACACAAAAAGTGTAGATACTAATTTTGCTCATATTTGGTCTTCTACAACACTTTATACTTCTGAAATAGCTGAAAAACGAGAAGAATGGTTTGAAGAATGGACAGAATTTTATTTCAAAAAAGGACAATCAATAGACGCTATTTCTCAAATTTTGTGGCACTTTCATGTGAAAGGAGGCGAAAAACAAAATGCAATTCCTAGAGAACAAATTTTGATGGACGACCCACATGGAGGAACTGTTAGCCTAACACAAATTATTTCTCATTTTGGTTCTAATTCTAAGAAGAATAAACTAACAATGAAACATTATAATTTGAATACTTTGAAGAGTAGTTTTGATGAGATTTTGATGAAGTAA
- a CDS encoding outer membrane beta-barrel protein, with translation MKFKQTNLQILFTLALLVGFMLSAISKSSAQSKADTVLIDFGDSSKVTVYIQNEKDAKEIRNLDWNLIMERTANYIDEAHQKNGKVEIEKTTNSTTEDSTKTAENTKTRTFIIDLNGIRIERDDDDKEDRKRFWKRTHHQIPIDFGLTNYFQDGNFGETPTGKPYELRSWGSRYFAFGTMFKTQIGGQKSPLLIQYGLEASWNNFMFTGDNYTLETSNGVEFPEYEYDLDKSKLTAAYVNLPVMIHLDFAEKNKKSLKLAFGGYAGYRVGSYTKIVYHENGDRQKDKEHSNFRLNDWRYGVRAEIGIGEDKFDSGLRLFFNYDINTLFTDNSNLPKLNAFSFGIKL, from the coding sequence ATGAAATTCAAGCAGACTAATCTACAAATTCTTTTTACTTTAGCTTTACTAGTTGGGTTTATGCTATCTGCTATTTCAAAATCTTCTGCTCAATCAAAAGCTGATACTGTGCTTATTGATTTTGGCGATAGTAGTAAAGTAACTGTTTATATTCAAAACGAAAAAGATGCAAAAGAAATTCGTAATCTTGATTGGAATTTAATTATGGAAAGAACAGCAAATTACATTGACGAAGCACATCAAAAAAATGGTAAAGTAGAAATAGAAAAAACAACTAATTCAACAACAGAAGATTCTACCAAAACAGCAGAAAATACCAAAACACGTACTTTTATTATTGATTTGAATGGAATCCGTATTGAAAGAGATGATGATGACAAAGAAGATAGAAAAAGATTTTGGAAAAGAACACATCATCAAATTCCAATTGATTTTGGTTTAACAAATTACTTTCAAGATGGAAATTTTGGAGAAACTCCGACAGGAAAGCCGTATGAATTGCGTTCTTGGGGTTCTCGTTATTTTGCTTTTGGTACAATGTTCAAAACTCAAATTGGTGGACAGAAAAGCCCACTTTTGATACAATACGGTTTAGAAGCATCTTGGAATAATTTTATGTTTACTGGAGATAATTATACTTTAGAAACTTCAAATGGAGTTGAGTTTCCTGAATATGAATATGATTTGGACAAGTCAAAACTAACTGCTGCTTATGTTAATTTGCCTGTCATGATTCATTTGGATTTTGCAGAAAAAAATAAAAAAAGCCTAAAACTAGCTTTTGGTGGTTATGCTGGGTATAGAGTGGGTAGTTATACCAAAATTGTCTATCACGAAAATGGCGACCGTCAAAAAGATAAAGAACATTCTAATTTCCGTCTGAATGATTGGAGATATGGTGTAAGAGCAGAAATTGGAATTGGTGAAGACAAATTTGATAGTGGACTCCGTCTTTTCTTCAATTATGATATAAATACTCTTTTTACAGATAATTCTAATCTACCAAAACTAAATGCCTTTAGCTTTGGAATAAAATTATAA